Proteins co-encoded in one Alphaproteobacteria bacterium PA2 genomic window:
- a CDS encoding TetR family transcriptional regulator, with amino-acid sequence MLPPGPPKFRRRKADRPDEIVAAALEVFVEKGFAAARLDDIAARAGVSKGAIYLYFATKQDIFRAVVETAVAPNIKLMRDLAQVPTPFADRVRQFAAITAPLAAHSPIGGIVKMILAEARNFPELASIWHERTIEPVLTLLCDIIEQAQARGEVRPGDPRLFAMGMVAPTLVGVMWRETFVPIGAQPFDITALARQHAETVLRGMTPDPKP; translated from the coding sequence ATGCTGCCTCCTGGCCCTCCGAAATTCCGCCGACGCAAGGCTGATCGGCCCGACGAAATCGTCGCGGCGGCCCTGGAGGTCTTTGTGGAAAAGGGCTTCGCCGCCGCCCGGCTGGACGACATCGCCGCCCGGGCAGGGGTGTCCAAGGGCGCCATCTATCTCTATTTCGCCACCAAGCAGGACATCTTCCGGGCCGTGGTCGAAACGGCTGTAGCTCCGAACATCAAGCTCATGCGGGACCTGGCGCAGGTTCCAACCCCCTTTGCGGACCGGGTGCGCCAGTTTGCGGCAATCACGGCGCCCCTCGCGGCGCACTCTCCCATCGGCGGCATTGTGAAAATGATCCTGGCCGAGGCCCGGAATTTTCCGGAGCTGGCCAGTATCTGGCATGAGCGGACCATTGAACCGGTCCTGACCCTGCTCTGCGACATCATTGAACAGGCCCAGGCCAGGGGCGAGGTCCGCCCCGGTGACCCGCGCCTGTTCGCCATGGGCATGGTGGCGCCGACCCTGGTGGGGGTCATGTGGCGCGAGACCTTTGTCCCCATCGGCGCCCAGCCCTTCGACATCACCGCCCTGGCCCGGCAGCACGCCGAAACCGTGCTGCGCGGCATGACCCCGGATCCAAAGCCATGA
- a CDS encoding DUF4153 domain-containing protein, translating into MTRIDSQPDHRRLAPARLATGLVAGVALYLIDLWGKGAGKTSHELFAVLITTWVFVPVVLLGAFGAMQRRGLTLWALASTVIVVGLSAYQAKVSGDANLPTPPSFAFGFFLAVGLFIAHGLILGASAAGRWRAPYSLYFDIAWKDAVRLALAAAFVGALWLVLFLGAALFNLIGVKALQDIITRPVFAFPATSTFFALAVHVTDARAGLVRGARTLALTLLSWLLPLMTVLAVGFLAALPFTGLEPLWKTKSAAGILLGAAAALIVLINAAYQEGEQDGFPPLALKLSARIAAFVLTPLLAIAAFGLVLRIRQHGFTPDRLEGLAAVLLGAVYAHGYGWAAVRTHPWMKHLEGTNVLAAHVALALLLAIFSPLADPARLSVNDQMHRLRTGKVSVQDFDYNFLRHASGLHGRKALDQLVDHPFGPRAAEMAERARNARKAENPWDHVPATAAEQARAVKVIGAEALPGSFTSQVWSNADDPLRDCKGDQPCAAIIRDFDSQEGAEILIQAPSTNNLYALQGDQWVRVGYVPANCGNKDDEALRAGDFKLEPPKRVWSDLVIDGRRVPVVLDTQCPPVTASAAASTDK; encoded by the coding sequence ATGACCCGGATCGACAGCCAGCCTGATCATCGCCGCCTCGCGCCTGCCCGCCTCGCCACAGGACTTGTGGCCGGCGTCGCACTCTATCTGATCGACCTTTGGGGTAAGGGCGCCGGAAAGACCTCCCACGAGCTCTTCGCTGTTCTGATCACAACCTGGGTCTTTGTCCCGGTGGTCCTTCTGGGGGCTTTCGGCGCCATGCAGAGGCGGGGTCTGACCCTCTGGGCCCTGGCGTCGACGGTCATTGTGGTCGGGCTGTCCGCCTATCAGGCGAAGGTTTCGGGCGATGCAAATCTGCCGACCCCGCCGTCCTTTGCCTTCGGCTTCTTCCTGGCTGTCGGACTGTTCATCGCCCACGGGCTGATCCTTGGAGCCAGCGCAGCCGGGCGCTGGCGGGCGCCCTACAGCCTCTATTTCGATATCGCCTGGAAGGACGCCGTACGGCTGGCCCTGGCGGCCGCCTTTGTCGGCGCCCTCTGGCTGGTGCTCTTCCTCGGCGCGGCGCTCTTCAACCTGATTGGCGTCAAGGCGCTGCAGGACATCATCACCAGGCCAGTCTTCGCCTTTCCCGCAACCTCGACCTTCTTCGCCCTTGCCGTTCATGTGACGGACGCGAGGGCAGGACTGGTCCGCGGGGCGCGCACCCTGGCCCTGACCCTGCTGTCCTGGCTCTTGCCCCTGATGACGGTTCTGGCTGTGGGCTTCCTGGCAGCCCTGCCGTTTACGGGGCTGGAGCCGCTCTGGAAGACCAAATCAGCGGCGGGAATCCTGCTGGGCGCTGCGGCCGCCCTGATCGTCCTGATCAACGCCGCCTATCAGGAGGGCGAGCAGGACGGCTTTCCACCCCTGGCGTTGAAGCTGTCGGCCCGGATCGCGGCTTTTGTCCTGACGCCGCTGCTGGCGATCGCCGCCTTCGGACTGGTCCTGCGCATCCGCCAGCACGGCTTTACCCCTGACCGGCTTGAAGGGCTGGCGGCTGTCCTGCTCGGGGCCGTCTATGCCCATGGCTATGGCTGGGCGGCGGTGCGGACCCATCCCTGGATGAAGCATCTGGAGGGAACCAACGTCCTCGCAGCCCATGTGGCCCTGGCCCTGCTGCTGGCGATCTTTTCTCCCTTGGCGGACCCGGCCCGGCTCTCCGTGAATGACCAGATGCACCGACTGCGGACGGGCAAGGTCTCGGTGCAGGACTTTGACTACAACTTCCTGCGACATGCCTCCGGACTACATGGCCGGAAAGCCCTGGATCAGCTGGTGGATCATCCCTTCGGGCCCAGGGCCGCCGAGATGGCCGAGCGCGCCAGGAATGCCCGGAAGGCAGAGAACCCCTGGGACCATGTTCCGGCTACGGCGGCCGAGCAGGCGAGGGCGGTGAAGGTCATCGGCGCTGAGGCCCTACCTGGATCATTTACATCCCAGGTCTGGTCAAACGCCGATGATCCCCTTCGGGACTGCAAGGGTGACCAGCCCTGCGCGGCCATTATTCGGGACTTCGATTCTCAGGAAGGAGCAGAGATCCTCATCCAGGCGCCTTCAACCAACAACCTGTATGCCCTGCAAGGCGACCAATGGGTGCGCGTCGGATATGTACCAGCCAACTGCGGAAACAAGGATGACGAGGCGCTCAGGGCCGGGGACTTCAAGCTTGAGCCGCCGAAGAGGGTCTGGAGCGACCTTGTGATTGACGGGCGCCGGGTTCCGGTGGTTCTGGATACACAATGCCCGCCAGTTACAGCTTCTGCTGCGGCATCGACAGATAAATAA
- a CDS encoding 50S ribosomal protein L28, translated as MSRRCELTGVGPMVGHNVSHSNVKTKRRFLPNLAPVNLQSEALGQSFKLRITNAALRTLDFRGGLDPFLVKADDEVLSPRALKIKRQLKAKLAETAAA; from the coding sequence ATGTCGCGTCGCTGCGAACTCACCGGGGTCGGCCCCATGGTCGGCCACAATGTGAGCCACTCCAATGTAAAGACCAAGCGCCGGTTCCTGCCGAACCTGGCCCCGGTCAACCTGCAGTCCGAGGCCCTCGGTCAGAGCTTCAAGCTGCGCATCACCAATGCGGCCCTGCGCACCCTGGATTTCCGCGGTGGTCTGGACCCCTTCCTGGTCAAGGCTGATGACGAAGTGCTGTCGCCCCGCGCCTTGAAGATCAAGCGTCAGTTGAAGGCCAAGCTGGCCGAGACCGCCGCCGCATAA
- a CDS encoding TonB-dependent receptor: MKTILFAATALSLSIPIAAQAETPLAEIVVVGARTPQAVDRLGQQVSVVTSETLKARQAVVISDLLATLPGVSVSRNGGIGGVTSVRIRGAETDQTVVLVDGIKLNDPASAGGAYNFANLLAGPVSSIEVLRGSPSTLWGSQAIGGVVNIITTGPTRPLEGVVSLEGGSYGQADGRLSLGGVARGLTWGLSGESFANTGVSAYRGGKEADGYRHQGLSAKVAYDLPGDVRIDLRGLWSRGRVRIDGFPPPNYTFADDPEYGVTESRLGYGGVSFPFGRLKNRLALSQTSTDTDSFDPTQTLTQLTYQTRGDTRRWEYQGVLELASAWQATFGAEREASRSWTAAPSTFDPQPTPAIARTGLTSFYAQAIGDAAPGLTLTGGLRHDRHDAFGNHTLGQVAAAWRLPDGATILRASLSQGFKAPTLYQLFSEYGTSTLRPEAADSGDLGLEHRFEPLALTVAATAFQRQTRDQIDFVSCAFGATSTVCRPNGVSRFGYYDNIARTRAQGVEVTAEARMEALTLSANYTHLRATNQAAGSANHGKLLARRPQHQANLNADYSRTSGLSVGLGVRYVGESFEDAANTYRLKSHVLTDLRMSWPLKAGLEAYGRVENLMDRRYEPTRGYGAPGRGVYLGLRGRF; this comes from the coding sequence ATGAAGACCATTCTGTTCGCCGCTACAGCTCTCTCGCTGTCCATCCCAATTGCAGCCCAGGCTGAAACGCCCCTCGCCGAAATCGTCGTGGTCGGCGCCCGTACGCCCCAGGCGGTGGACCGACTGGGCCAGCAGGTCTCGGTGGTCACCTCCGAGACCCTCAAGGCCCGCCAGGCCGTGGTGATCTCGGACCTTCTCGCAACCCTGCCCGGAGTCAGCGTCAGCCGGAACGGCGGCATTGGGGGCGTGACCTCCGTGCGCATCCGCGGCGCCGAGACGGACCAGACTGTCGTCCTGGTGGACGGGATCAAGCTGAACGATCCTGCCTCAGCCGGCGGCGCCTACAACTTTGCGAACCTGCTGGCAGGCCCCGTTTCCTCCATCGAAGTCCTGCGCGGCTCGCCCTCGACCCTGTGGGGCAGCCAGGCCATTGGCGGCGTCGTCAATATCATCACCACAGGGCCGACCCGGCCACTGGAGGGCGTCGTCAGTCTCGAGGGCGGATCCTATGGTCAGGCCGATGGCCGGCTCAGCCTGGGCGGCGTCGCCCGGGGTCTGACCTGGGGCCTGTCCGGGGAAAGCTTCGCCAATACCGGCGTCTCCGCCTATCGGGGCGGAAAGGAAGCAGACGGCTATCGCCATCAGGGCCTCTCCGCCAAGGTCGCCTACGACCTGCCCGGCGATGTCCGGATAGATCTGCGCGGCCTCTGGTCCCGCGGGCGGGTCCGGATCGACGGCTTTCCGCCGCCCAACTACACCTTTGCTGATGACCCGGAGTATGGGGTCACTGAGTCCCGTCTGGGCTATGGCGGCGTCAGCTTTCCCTTCGGCCGTCTGAAGAACCGGCTGGCCCTGTCGCAGACATCCACGGACACGGACAGTTTCGACCCGACCCAGACGCTTACCCAACTGACCTACCAGACCCGGGGTGACACCCGCCGTTGGGAGTATCAGGGTGTTCTGGAACTCGCGTCTGCCTGGCAGGCGACCTTCGGGGCCGAGCGTGAGGCCTCCCGGTCCTGGACGGCGGCGCCCAGCACCTTTGATCCCCAACCGACACCGGCCATAGCCCGGACCGGTCTCACCAGTTTCTATGCCCAGGCCATTGGCGATGCGGCGCCGGGCCTGACCCTGACGGGCGGACTGCGCCACGACCGCCACGACGCCTTTGGCAATCATACCCTTGGCCAGGTCGCCGCCGCCTGGCGGCTGCCTGATGGCGCGACCATCCTGCGGGCCAGCCTGTCCCAGGGCTTCAAGGCGCCGACCCTCTACCAGCTCTTCAGTGAGTACGGGACATCGACCCTGAGGCCTGAAGCTGCTGACAGCGGCGATCTGGGCCTGGAGCACAGGTTTGAGCCCCTGGCGCTGACCGTCGCAGCGACCGCCTTCCAGCGGCAGACCCGCGACCAGATCGATTTTGTCTCCTGCGCTTTCGGGGCGACCAGTACTGTCTGCCGGCCAAACGGGGTCAGCCGCTTCGGCTATTATGACAACATCGCCCGCACCCGGGCCCAGGGCGTCGAGGTTACAGCGGAAGCCCGGATGGAAGCCCTGACCCTAAGCGCAAACTACACCCATCTCCGGGCGACCAATCAGGCGGCAGGCTCGGCCAATCATGGCAAGCTCCTCGCCCGCCGTCCCCAGCATCAGGCCAATCTCAATGCCGACTACAGCCGGACTTCCGGACTCAGTGTGGGCCTGGGGGTGCGCTATGTGGGCGAGAGCTTCGAGGACGCAGCCAATACCTATCGGCTGAAGTCGCATGTCCTCACGGACCTGCGGATGTCCTGGCCGCTCAAGGCCGGGCTGGAGGCCTATGGACGGGTCGAAAACCTGATGGACCGGAGGTACGAGCCCACGCGCGGGTATGGGGCGCCCGGCCGTGGTGTCTATCTGGGGCTTCGCGGCCGCTTCTAG
- a CDS encoding carboxylesterase, which yields MKRLVSLIVGLTLSSAFAANGQAVEIPADPATARALHDGPVVGYVDAATGAQAWRAIPFARPPVGDLRWRAPRPAEAWSAPRISTKAAPWCPQQLSAMDGVDRAKFGQIAGQEDCLYLDVYAPPMTTEAAASAKLPIMMWIHGGSNTWGRAEQYDGSALAARFKVVVVVVQYRLGALGWFAHPALREGGTLAEDASANFGTLDQIRALEWIQQNGAAFGGDTSRVTIFGESAGGQNVATLLTSPRAKGLFHRAVIQSGSFKSEPLDLAEGKTGSSPVSGTTIAAKIVGSGQPVTAAALRSAPVSAIYDAYKAETRDLDPFRIIADGIVVPAAGLDSVLDAPSQFNAVPVITGTNRDEMKLFNALNPKFVKYVAGKLPVARDPAFYEAASFYPSRMWRANAVDGPANRMAAGGHGPVWAYRFDWKEEGKVLVTDLGQLLGAGHSIEIPFVFGHFKLLGAFDSLAFNKDNAPGRIALSDTMMSYWVNFAATGAPGKGVDGKLPEWKTWTPSRDAPNLMVFDSPKAGGSRMITDHETPARIADDLLADKTLKSEDQRCQILKGLTRDNPEIKDKAATCG from the coding sequence ATGAAGCGTCTTGTCTCACTCATTGTCGGTCTGACCCTGTCTTCCGCCTTTGCGGCCAACGGGCAGGCAGTAGAGATCCCGGCTGACCCCGCAACGGCCCGAGCCCTGCATGACGGGCCGGTTGTCGGATATGTGGACGCCGCAACGGGCGCCCAGGCCTGGCGCGCCATTCCCTTCGCAAGGCCGCCTGTGGGGGATCTGCGGTGGCGGGCGCCACGCCCAGCTGAGGCCTGGTCAGCACCCCGGATCTCCACCAAGGCCGCCCCATGGTGCCCCCAGCAGCTCAGCGCCATGGATGGGGTCGACCGGGCCAAATTCGGCCAGATCGCCGGCCAGGAGGATTGCCTCTATCTGGACGTCTACGCGCCCCCAATGACCACCGAGGCGGCGGCCTCGGCGAAGTTGCCGATCATGATGTGGATCCATGGCGGCTCCAACACCTGGGGCCGGGCCGAGCAGTACGACGGTTCTGCCCTGGCGGCGCGCTTCAAGGTCGTCGTCGTGGTGGTCCAGTATCGGCTGGGCGCCCTGGGCTGGTTCGCCCACCCGGCCTTGCGTGAAGGCGGGACCCTTGCCGAAGACGCCTCGGCCAATTTCGGAACCCTCGACCAGATCCGCGCCCTGGAATGGATCCAGCAGAACGGCGCAGCCTTTGGCGGCGACACCAGCCGGGTGACAATTTTCGGCGAAAGCGCCGGCGGACAGAATGTCGCGACCCTGCTGACCAGCCCCCGGGCCAAGGGCCTTTTCCACCGGGCGGTGATCCAGTCTGGCAGCTTCAAGTCAGAACCCCTCGACCTGGCGGAGGGCAAGACCGGGTCAAGCCCGGTTTCCGGAACCACTATCGCCGCCAAGATTGTCGGTTCCGGCCAGCCGGTCACCGCTGCGGCCCTGCGTTCTGCGCCTGTCAGCGCCATCTATGACGCCTACAAGGCCGAAACCCGCGATCTGGATCCCTTCCGCATCATTGCAGACGGGATTGTGGTTCCTGCCGCTGGTCTGGACTCGGTCCTCGACGCGCCATCACAGTTCAATGCCGTGCCGGTCATCACTGGCACCAACCGCGACGAAATGAAGCTGTTCAACGCCCTGAACCCGAAGTTCGTGAAGTATGTGGCGGGCAAGCTGCCCGTGGCTCGCGATCCGGCCTTCTATGAAGCGGCCTCCTTCTATCCCAGCCGCATGTGGCGGGCCAACGCCGTCGACGGGCCAGCAAACCGCATGGCGGCGGGCGGCCACGGTCCGGTCTGGGCCTACCGGTTCGACTGGAAGGAAGAGGGCAAGGTCCTGGTGACGGACCTGGGACAATTGCTGGGCGCTGGCCACAGCATCGAGATCCCCTTTGTCTTCGGCCATTTCAAGCTGCTGGGCGCCTTCGACTCCCTGGCCTTCAACAAGGACAATGCCCCGGGCCGCATCGCGCTTTCGGACACCATGATGAGCTATTGGGTGAACTTCGCGGCGACCGGGGCGCCTGGCAAGGGCGTCGATGGCAAGCTGCCGGAGTGGAAGACCTGGACGCCGTCGAGAGACGCTCCGAACCTGATGGTGTTCGACAGCCCGAAGGCCGGTGGATCCCGGATGATCACCGACCACGAAACCCCAGCCCGGATCGCCGATGACCTGTTAGCGGACAAGACCCTGAAGTCAGAGGATCAGCGGTGCCAGATCCTCAAGGGTCTGACCCGGGACAATCCGGAGATCAAGGACAAGGCCGCCACCTGCGGCTAG
- a CDS encoding glutathione S-transferase: MKLYNSVGPNPHVVRMFMAEKGLDIPKVDIDIRAGENRKPPYDKVNVAGQTPALELDDGAVVSEITVICEYLEEKHPTPALIGTTAEERAETRMWVRRIDLNINEPLANGFRAAEGRPMFEPRMKLVGAEGAAELKAIARDRILWLDAQIAGRDFVVPGRFTLADILLFGFLGFGAVVGQPIPDEASNIKAWFERVKARPSAAA; encoded by the coding sequence ATGAAGCTCTACAATTCCGTTGGCCCCAATCCGCACGTCGTCCGTATGTTCATGGCCGAAAAGGGCCTTGATATTCCGAAGGTCGATATCGACATCCGCGCCGGCGAGAACCGCAAGCCACCCTATGACAAGGTCAATGTGGCCGGTCAGACCCCGGCCCTGGAACTGGACGACGGCGCTGTCGTCTCCGAGATCACCGTGATCTGCGAGTACCTTGAAGAAAAGCACCCGACCCCGGCCCTGATCGGCACGACGGCGGAAGAGCGCGCTGAGACCCGCATGTGGGTCCGCCGTATTGACCTGAACATCAATGAGCCCCTGGCCAATGGCTTCCGGGCGGCGGAGGGCCGCCCCATGTTCGAGCCGAGAATGAAGCTGGTCGGGGCCGAGGGCGCAGCCGAGCTGAAGGCCATTGCCCGGGATCGCATTCTCTGGCTGGACGCTCAGATCGCCGGTCGCGATTTCGTGGTTCCAGGCCGCTTCACCCTGGCCGACATCCTGCTGTTCGGCTTCCTCGGATTCGGGGCCGTGGTCGGCCAGCCGATTCCGGACGAGGCGTCCAACATCAAGGCCTGGTTCGAGCGGGTAAAGGCCCGCCCGAGCGCAGCGGCTTAG